The following are encoded together in the Ranitomeya imitator isolate aRanImi1 chromosome 4, aRanImi1.pri, whole genome shotgun sequence genome:
- the GKN1 gene encoding gastrokine-1 has translation MKAVILLAALLGVVFATDNININNQGNDGSNVHQTVNIDNHNSIANINHYDGWNSWNSMWDYGNGMFAVRLMATRHCVVSRMNKNVVPSLEQLQKASQERQNPNAPPPRSLSYTISQNKVKNVAQFGKHIESLCKGVPTFLAQENQGAGFFADLHGCTNLGLLRFLGISLCGNIGC, from the exons ATGAAGGCTGTA ATCCTCCTCGCGGCCCTCCTTGGCGTGGTTTTTGCAACTGAT AATATCAATATCAACAATCAAGGCAATGATGGAAGCAATGTCCACCAGACTGTAAACATTGATAATCACAATAGCATTGCCAATATAAACCATTACGATGGCTGGAACTCATGGAATTCCATGTGGGATTATGGAAAC GGCATGTTTGCTGTCCGACTTATGGCCACTAGACATTGTGTGGTAAGCAGGATGAACAAAAATGTAGTCCCAAGCTTGGAACAACTGCAAAAAGCCAGCCAGGAGAGACAG AATCCCAATGCTCCCCCTCCAAGGTCCTTGTCCTACACAATCTCTCAGAACAAAGTCAAGAACGTGGCACAGTTTGGTAAACACATTGAATCTCTTTGCAAAGGGGTCCCAACCTTCCTTGCCCAAGAAAACCAAG GTGCTGGCTTTTTTGCGGACCTGCATGGCTGTACTAACCTCGGCCTTCTGAGATTTTTGGGCATCTCTCTGTGTGGGAATATTGGATGCTAG